In one window of Vibrio sp. JC009 DNA:
- the dnaK gene encoding molecular chaperone DnaK, with protein MGKIIGIDLGTTNSCVAVLDGDAPRVIENAEGERTTASVIAYTDGETLVGQPAKRQAVTNPQNTLFAIKRLIGRRFEDEEVQRDIEIMPFNIVKADNGDAWVEAQGQKMAAPQVSAEVLKKMKKTAEDFLGEEVTGAVITVPAYFNDAQRQATKDAGRIAGLEVKRIINEPTAAALAYGLDKSGGDRTIAVYDLGGGTFDISIIEIDEVEGEKTFEVLATNGDTHLGGEDFDNRLINYLVDEFKSEQGIDLKNDPLAMQRVKEAAEKAKIELSSTQQTDVNLPYVTADATGPKHMNIKVTRAKLEALVEDLVQRSLEPLKVALADSDLSVSDITDVILVGGQTRMPMVQAKVAEFFGKEARRDVNPDEAVAMGAAVQGGVLAGDVKDVLLLDVTPLSLGIETMGGVMTKLVEKNTTIPTKANQVFSTAEDNQSAVTIHVLQGERKQAMYNKSLGQFNLEGIQPAPRGMPQIEVTFDLDADGILHVSAKDKQTGKEQKITIQASGGLSDDDIEKMVQEAEANKEADKKFEELVTARNQADQMIHGTRKQMEEAGDALPADEKEKIEAAIKELEEAKNGDDKEAIDAKVQALMTAAQKLMEIAQQQAQAQQAAGGAEAGAEQQSQDDDVVDAEFEEVKDDEKK; from the coding sequence ATGGGTAAAATCATTGGTATTGACTTAGGTACTACTAACTCATGTGTTGCTGTACTTGACGGCGACGCACCACGCGTAATCGAAAATGCTGAAGGTGAGCGTACCACAGCATCTGTTATCGCTTATACAGACGGCGAAACGCTAGTTGGTCAGCCTGCGAAACGTCAAGCGGTAACCAACCCACAAAACACTCTATTCGCTATTAAGCGTCTTATCGGTCGTCGTTTTGAAGACGAAGAAGTTCAGCGTGATATCGAAATCATGCCTTTCAACATTGTTAAGGCTGACAACGGTGACGCTTGGGTTGAAGCACAAGGCCAGAAAATGGCGGCTCCTCAGGTTTCTGCTGAAGTTCTTAAGAAGATGAAGAAAACAGCTGAAGACTTCCTTGGCGAAGAAGTAACTGGCGCAGTAATCACTGTTCCTGCTTACTTTAACGATGCTCAGCGTCAGGCAACTAAAGATGCCGGCCGTATCGCAGGTCTTGAAGTTAAGCGTATCATCAACGAACCAACAGCGGCTGCACTGGCTTACGGTCTGGACAAATCAGGCGGTGATCGCACTATCGCTGTTTACGACCTTGGTGGTGGTACTTTCGATATCTCTATCATCGAAATCGACGAAGTTGAAGGCGAGAAGACTTTCGAAGTACTTGCTACAAACGGTGACACTCACCTTGGTGGTGAAGACTTTGATAACCGTCTGATCAACTACCTTGTAGACGAGTTCAAATCAGAGCAGGGCATCGATCTTAAGAACGATCCTCTTGCAATGCAGCGTGTTAAAGAAGCAGCAGAAAAAGCGAAAATCGAGCTTTCTTCTACTCAGCAGACTGACGTAAACCTACCTTACGTTACTGCGGATGCGACTGGTCCTAAGCACATGAACATCAAAGTAACTCGTGCAAAACTTGAAGCACTTGTTGAAGACCTTGTTCAGCGTTCTCTTGAGCCTCTAAAAGTTGCTCTTGCGGATTCAGACCTGTCTGTAAGCGACATCACTGACGTTATTCTTGTTGGTGGTCAGACTCGTATGCCAATGGTTCAGGCTAAAGTTGCTGAGTTCTTCGGTAAAGAAGCTCGCCGTGACGTTAACCCTGATGAAGCTGTAGCTATGGGTGCTGCGGTACAGGGTGGTGTTCTTGCTGGTGACGTTAAAGACGTACTTCTTCTTGACGTAACTCCACTGTCTCTTGGTATCGAGACTATGGGTGGCGTGATGACTAAGCTGGTTGAGAAGAACACAACTATCCCGACGAAAGCGAACCAGGTGTTCTCTACAGCAGAAGACAACCAGAGCGCGGTAACTATCCACGTTCTACAGGGTGAGCGTAAGCAGGCTATGTACAACAAGTCTCTTGGTCAGTTCAACCTTGAAGGTATCCAGCCAGCACCTCGCGGCATGCCTCAAATCGAAGTAACATTCGACCTTGATGCGGACGGTATCCTGCACGTATCTGCAAAAGACAAGCAGACTGGTAAAGAGCAGAAGATCACTATCCAGGCATCTGGCGGTCTGAGCGATGATGATATCGAGAAGATGGTACAAGAAGCAGAAGCTAACAAAGAAGCGGACAAGAAGTTCGAAGAGTTAGTAACTGCACGTAACCAGGCTGATCAGATGATTCACGGTACTCGTAAGCAAATGGAAGAAGCGGGTGACGCTCTGCCAGCAGACGAGAAAGAGAAGATCGAAGCAGCAATCAAAGAACTTGAAGAAGCGAAGAACGGCGACGACAAAGAAGCTATCGACGCTAAAGTTCAGGCTCTGATGACTGCAGCTCAGAAGCTGATGGAAATCGCTCAGCAGCAGGCTCAGGCACAGCAAGCAGCTGGCGGCGCTGAAGCTGGTGCAGAACAGCAGTCTCAAGACGATGACGTTGTAGACGCTGAGTTCGAAGAAGTTAAGGATGACGAGAAGAAGTAA
- the grpE gene encoding nucleotide exchange factor GrpE codes for MSNEENKVNEEELKQETVEQEEAQEEVEAVGSDADIDWNEEGDAQDEQEAKIAQLEAALLSSEAKVKEQQDSVLRAKAEVDNMRRRTEQEIDKARKYALNKFAEELLPVIDNLERAISHADMENEAVKPVVEGVELTHKTFIDTVAKFGLKEINPEGQPFNPEFHQAMSIQESEDFEPNTVMFVMQKGYELNGRVVRPAMVMVSK; via the coding sequence ATGAGTAACGAAGAAAATAAGGTAAATGAAGAAGAACTGAAGCAGGAAACTGTTGAGCAGGAAGAAGCTCAGGAAGAAGTGGAAGCTGTAGGTTCTGACGCTGATATCGATTGGAATGAAGAAGGTGATGCGCAGGATGAGCAGGAAGCTAAGATTGCTCAGCTGGAAGCTGCACTGCTTTCAAGCGAAGCTAAAGTAAAAGAGCAGCAGGACTCTGTTCTTCGTGCAAAAGCGGAAGTGGATAACATGCGTCGTCGCACTGAGCAGGAAATTGACAAGGCTCGTAAATACGCGCTTAACAAGTTTGCTGAAGAACTGCTGCCGGTCATCGATAACCTTGAGCGTGCTATTAGCCACGCAGATATGGAAAACGAAGCGGTTAAGCCAGTGGTTGAAGGTGTGGAACTGACTCACAAAACGTTTATCGATACCGTTGCTAAATTCGGCCTTAAAGAGATTAACCCTGAAGGTCAGCCATTTAACCCTGAATTCCATCAGGCAATGTCTATTCAGGAAAGCGAAGATTTTGAACCAAACACGGTTATGTTCGTAATGCAGAAAGGTTACGAGCTGAATGGTCGTGTTGTTCGCCCTGCAATGGTTATGGTTTCTAAGTAA
- the nadK gene encoding NAD(+) kinase translates to MNKPFNVIGIIGKPRNHKAVQTHKELFCWLQSQGYTTLIDDRLIDILEDIDNENFTSLVNIGEQADLAIVVGGDGNMLGAARVLSRFDISVIGVNRGNLGFLTDLNPEDFQQALKKVLDGHYLTEERFLLEAEVYRHGKQKSHSAALNEVVLHPGKIAHMIEFEVYIDDSFAFSQRSDGLIISTPTGSTAYSLSGGGPILSPSLNAISIVPMFPHTLSSRPLVVDGNKKVKLSVSPDNRGTQEVSCDGQISLPVSPSDEIVIYQSPNVLKLIHPEDYSYYHVLRNKLGWSSKLF, encoded by the coding sequence ATGAATAAGCCTTTCAACGTTATCGGCATAATCGGTAAACCCCGCAATCACAAGGCAGTACAAACCCACAAAGAGCTCTTTTGCTGGCTTCAATCACAGGGCTACACCACCTTAATTGATGATCGCCTGATCGATATTCTTGAAGATATTGATAACGAAAATTTTACTTCTTTGGTCAATATCGGTGAGCAGGCCGATCTTGCGATAGTGGTTGGCGGTGACGGTAACATGCTGGGTGCAGCCCGTGTGCTTTCCCGTTTTGATATCAGCGTCATCGGCGTTAACCGCGGAAACCTGGGCTTTCTGACCGACCTGAACCCGGAAGATTTCCAGCAAGCGCTGAAAAAAGTGCTGGACGGGCACTACCTGACCGAAGAGCGATTCCTTCTTGAAGCCGAAGTGTATCGCCACGGAAAACAGAAAAGTCACAGCGCCGCACTGAACGAAGTGGTTCTCCACCCGGGTAAAATCGCTCATATGATTGAATTTGAAGTCTATATTGACGACTCCTTTGCCTTCTCCCAACGCTCTGACGGTCTGATTATTTCTACCCCGACGGGTTCAACGGCTTATTCATTGTCTGGTGGCGGCCCTATTCTGTCACCGAGCCTGAATGCGATTTCTATTGTTCCTATGTTCCCACATACTCTTTCCAGCAGGCCTTTAGTTGTTGATGGAAACAAAAAGGTCAAACTCTCTGTTTCTCCGGATAACAGAGGTACTCAGGAAGTCAGTTGTGACGGTCAGATATCGCTTCCGGTTTCACCTTCAGATGAGATCGTGATTTACCAAAGCCCCAATGTGTTAAAACTGATCCACCCGGAAGATTACAGCTACTATCACGTTCTGAGAAACAAACTAGGCTGGTCGAGTAAGTTGTTTTAA
- the recN gene encoding DNA repair protein RecN, producing MLAHLSVNNFAIVKSLQLELSKGMTTITGETGAGKSIAIDALGLCLGGRAEASMVRQGEDKTEVCAAFLLDNNVNATRWLEDNELLDGSECILRRIITKDGRSRAFINGSPVPLSQLKSLGQKLINIHGQHAHHQLMKSEYQLSMLDQYAGHGELINKSQQHYQTWRQAQNKLKELRQNSAENEAQKQLLEYQIKELNELALEENEFIELEQEHKKLANSGELATNCQQAIELIYEGEEVNALSILQTASSSLIQLAELDSQLASLPAMLDEAIIQIEETNNELRSYLDSIDVDPERMAFVEERFSKVMSISRKHHVMPEELYAHHQDLLKQIEELDCSDEKLDALAEEVDKKKEKFLSSAEKLSKSRRRYGRELDKLISKSMHELSMEKAKFSIDIASDEKHASPLGIDQITFLVSTNPGQPMQPIAKVASGGELSRISLAIQVITAQKVDTPSLIFDEVDVGISGPTAAVVGKMLRTLGESTQVLCVTHLPQVAGCGHQQLFVAKQTKAGKTETQMRTLNEDQRVSELARLLGGSQITETTLANAKELLAA from the coding sequence ATGCTGGCTCATTTAAGTGTTAATAATTTTGCTATTGTTAAATCGCTGCAACTTGAACTTTCAAAGGGCATGACAACCATCACCGGTGAAACCGGTGCCGGTAAGTCTATCGCCATTGACGCATTAGGCCTTTGCCTTGGCGGTCGCGCCGAAGCAAGTATGGTCCGTCAGGGAGAAGATAAAACCGAAGTCTGCGCAGCCTTTTTACTGGATAACAATGTTAACGCTACCCGCTGGCTGGAAGACAACGAACTGCTAGATGGTAGTGAGTGCATACTTCGCCGTATTATCACCAAGGACGGCCGCTCCAGAGCCTTTATCAACGGAAGTCCTGTTCCGCTTTCCCAGCTAAAATCACTGGGTCAGAAGTTAATCAATATCCATGGACAGCACGCTCACCACCAGTTGATGAAGAGTGAATATCAACTTTCCATGCTTGATCAGTATGCAGGCCATGGCGAGCTTATTAACAAATCTCAACAGCACTACCAGACCTGGCGTCAGGCTCAGAACAAGCTAAAAGAGCTGCGTCAGAACAGTGCTGAAAACGAAGCACAAAAGCAGCTTCTTGAATACCAGATCAAAGAGCTTAATGAGCTTGCCCTTGAAGAGAATGAATTTATTGAACTTGAGCAAGAACATAAAAAGCTGGCTAACAGCGGCGAACTGGCGACCAACTGCCAGCAAGCAATTGAGCTTATTTATGAAGGCGAAGAGGTCAATGCCCTTAGCATTCTTCAGACAGCCTCCTCGTCACTGATTCAACTGGCCGAACTTGATTCTCAGCTAGCCTCACTGCCGGCTATGCTGGATGAAGCTATTATCCAGATTGAAGAGACCAACAACGAACTTCGCAGCTATCTGGACTCCATTGATGTTGATCCGGAAAGAATGGCCTTTGTTGAAGAGCGCTTCTCTAAAGTCATGTCTATCTCCCGTAAACACCACGTCATGCCTGAAGAGCTTTATGCTCACCACCAGGATCTGCTTAAGCAGATTGAAGAGTTGGACTGCTCGGATGAAAAACTGGATGCTCTGGCTGAAGAAGTGGATAAGAAAAAAGAGAAATTCCTTTCCAGTGCAGAAAAACTCAGTAAATCTCGCCGACGCTACGGAAGAGAACTGGATAAGCTGATCAGTAAAAGCATGCATGAACTGAGCATGGAAAAAGCCAAGTTCAGCATTGATATCGCCAGTGATGAAAAACACGCCTCTCCGCTGGGTATCGATCAGATCACTTTCCTTGTGTCCACTAACCCAGGCCAGCCAATGCAGCCAATTGCAAAAGTAGCCTCTGGCGGTGAGCTTTCGCGTATTTCTCTGGCCATTCAGGTAATCACGGCTCAGAAAGTTGATACACCAAGCCTGATTTTTGATGAAGTGGATGTGGGCATCAGTGGCCCGACAGCGGCAGTGGTTGGCAAAATGCTGAGAACACTTGGCGAATCCACTCAGGTGCTTTGTGTGACTCACCTGCCTCAGGTTGCCGGTTGCGGCCACCAACAGCTATTTGTCGCTAAGCAGACAAAGGCTGGCAAAACAGAAACCCAGATGCGTACTCTGAATGAAGACCAGCGCGTATCTGAACTGGCAAGACTACTGGGCGGAAGCCAGATTACCGAAACCACACTGGCAAACGCCAAAGAACTGCTGGCCGCTTAA
- the bamE gene encoding outer membrane protein assembly factor BamE, with amino-acid sequence MQLKKWLAVIPLAVTMMTGCSVAEKLVYRIDINQGNYVEQQAVDQLKFGMSKEQVRYVLGSPMLVENGYPNTWYYIYHHTQGHKDSIQKNLFVYFSDDGSLLNIDGDFPTGEGFFERVHY; translated from the coding sequence ATGCAGTTGAAAAAGTGGTTAGCCGTCATCCCACTAGCGGTAACGATGATGACAGGTTGCTCTGTAGCGGAGAAGCTTGTATACCGAATCGACATCAATCAGGGTAATTATGTTGAACAGCAAGCGGTCGATCAGCTTAAGTTTGGCATGAGCAAAGAGCAGGTTCGCTATGTTTTAGGCTCACCTATGCTGGTTGAGAATGGGTACCCAAATACCTGGTACTATATTTATCACCATACTCAAGGACACAAAGATTCTATCCAGAAGAACCTGTTCGTTTATTTCAGTGACGATGGCAGTCTGCTGAACATCGACGGCGACTTCCCGACAGGTGAAGGCTTCTTCGAAAGAGTCCACTACTAA
- a CDS encoding RnfH family protein produces the protein MNIESDMIHVEVVYALPHEQRVITEAVDKSQTVEEIIKQSGVLEMYPEIDLAKNKVGVFGRNVKLNATVRDRDRIEIYRALLADPKEIRRKRAEQAKASGKADPVTGGKPNELRKK, from the coding sequence ATGAATATCGAGTCTGACATGATTCATGTAGAAGTAGTTTATGCTTTGCCACATGAGCAGCGAGTGATTACTGAGGCGGTAGATAAGTCTCAGACGGTGGAAGAGATCATCAAGCAATCGGGTGTACTGGAGATGTACCCTGAGATAGATCTGGCAAAGAATAAAGTGGGCGTGTTCGGCCGCAACGTTAAATTGAACGCGACTGTGCGTGACCGAGACAGAATTGAGATCTACAGGGCATTGCTTGCTGACCCCAAAGAAATCAGGCGCAAGCGGGCTGAGCAGGCAAAAGCTTCCGGAAAAGCGGACCCTGTTACAGGTGGTAAGCCAAACGAGCTAAGAAAGAAATAG
- a CDS encoding SRPBCC family protein, translating to MPQVRRSALVSFSAEQMYDLVNDVSRYPEFLPGCSGSKIIESDPEKMVASVDVSKAGIRKTFTTSNTLVSGKEIMMELVDGPFKSLKGGWYFTELDEQACKVELKLDFEFSSKLVEVAFGKVFSELTNNMVSAFTKRAKQVY from the coding sequence ATGCCTCAAGTTCGACGTTCAGCACTGGTCTCCTTCAGCGCTGAGCAGATGTATGATTTAGTTAACGATGTGTCACGCTATCCTGAATTTTTACCAGGTTGTTCCGGCTCAAAGATCATTGAGTCGGATCCGGAGAAAATGGTCGCTTCTGTGGATGTATCTAAAGCTGGAATACGCAAAACCTTTACCACTTCAAATACTCTGGTTTCAGGGAAGGAGATAATGATGGAGCTGGTGGACGGTCCATTTAAGTCTCTGAAAGGGGGCTGGTACTTTACCGAACTTGATGAGCAGGCGTGCAAAGTAGAACTTAAGCTGGATTTTGAGTTCTCCAGCAAACTGGTGGAAGTGGCCTTTGGTAAGGTGTTTTCTGAATTAACTAATAACATGGTGAGTGCCTTCACCAAAAGAGCGAAGCAGGTGTATTAA
- the smpB gene encoding SsrA-binding protein SmpB, with protein MAKKKSKTKAGSNTIALNKKARHEYFIEDEVEAGLELQGWEVKSLRQGKANIAESYVYIRDGEAFVSGITITPLNQASTHVVANPTRVRKLLLNRRELDNLFGRVNREGMTLTALSLYWSRSWVKIKIGVAKGKKLHDKRTDMKEKDWARDKARIMKSKLR; from the coding sequence ATGGCAAAGAAAAAATCAAAAACCAAAGCTGGTAGCAATACCATCGCACTGAACAAAAAAGCCCGTCACGAATATTTTATCGAAGACGAAGTTGAAGCAGGTCTTGAGCTACAGGGTTGGGAAGTAAAATCCCTGCGCCAGGGCAAAGCCAATATTGCTGAAAGCTACGTTTATATCAGAGACGGTGAAGCCTTTGTCAGTGGCATTACTATCACGCCTCTAAACCAGGCATCAACACATGTTGTGGCTAACCCAACGCGCGTTCGTAAGCTATTATTAAATAGAAGAGAGCTGGACAATCTGTTTGGCCGTGTTAACCGTGAAGGTATGACACTCACCGCGCTTTCTCTGTACTGGTCCCGCTCTTGGGTAAAAATCAAGATCGGTGTTGCTAAGGGTAAAAAGCTTCACGACAAACGTACTGATATGAAAGAGAAAGATTGGGCACGCGATAAAGCTCGTATTATGAAGAGCAAATTGCGCTAA
- a CDS encoding integrase domain-containing protein produces the protein MAKSKGLTDKVIKQTPTTGKEYTLSDGDGLQLRVRPNGSKSWQFRYRHPHTNKISKMALGSYPALGLKDARKLTISHNEQVALGIDPKEKKEQAKQEHQALYEHTFKNIAVKWFEMKKPEVTPDYATDIWRSFELHIFPHLADTPISQITAPDTIEIMRPIEAKGSLETIKRLSQRLNEVMDYAVNHGFIHANPLSGIRKVFKKPKKEHMKALTPAELPELMGAIANASIKRTTRCLIEFQLHTMTRPSEAAAAEWSEFDLKAKVWTIPAKRMKKRREHRIPLTDQVLGLLEVMKAINGYSAFVFASASDPKKPSDSQTANMALKRMGFAGRLVSHGLRSLASTTLNQQGFESDLVEAALAHVDGNEVRAAYNRTDYLERRIPMMRWWSGHIEQASQGSLSMTGFKGLKVVG, from the coding sequence ATGGCAAAATCTAAAGGTCTAACCGATAAAGTTATCAAGCAAACACCAACAACAGGCAAGGAATACACCTTATCCGATGGTGACGGATTACAGCTTCGAGTCCGTCCCAATGGCTCGAAATCATGGCAATTCAGATACAGACACCCACACACCAACAAAATCAGCAAAATGGCTCTAGGCTCTTATCCAGCTTTAGGCTTAAAAGATGCTCGCAAACTCACGATCTCTCACAATGAACAAGTCGCTCTAGGTATCGACCCAAAAGAAAAAAAAGAACAAGCTAAACAAGAGCACCAAGCCCTATACGAACACACGTTTAAAAATATTGCGGTGAAATGGTTTGAAATGAAAAAGCCCGAAGTAACACCCGATTACGCTACAGATATTTGGCGTTCTTTTGAACTTCACATATTCCCCCATCTAGCCGATACACCTATCAGCCAGATCACAGCACCAGACACAATTGAGATAATGCGACCTATTGAAGCAAAAGGCAGCCTAGAAACAATTAAGCGGCTCTCTCAGCGTCTTAATGAGGTTATGGATTACGCTGTAAACCACGGCTTTATTCATGCTAACCCCCTTTCTGGTATCCGTAAGGTTTTCAAGAAACCGAAGAAAGAACACATGAAAGCCCTTACCCCGGCAGAACTACCCGAACTGATGGGGGCAATTGCAAACGCCAGCATAAAGCGAACAACTCGATGCCTAATAGAGTTTCAGCTACACACTATGACTCGACCAAGTGAAGCGGCAGCAGCAGAGTGGAGTGAGTTTGACCTCAAAGCGAAAGTATGGACGATTCCAGCCAAGCGCATGAAAAAGCGCAGAGAACATCGAATACCACTAACCGATCAAGTATTGGGTTTATTGGAAGTGATGAAAGCAATTAACGGATATTCAGCTTTTGTTTTTGCCTCAGCCTCAGACCCAAAGAAGCCAAGCGACAGCCAAACCGCTAACATGGCTCTAAAACGTATGGGCTTTGCTGGTCGCTTAGTAAGTCACGGTTTACGCTCTCTCGCATCTACCACACTCAATCAGCAAGGTTTTGAGTCTGATCTAGTAGAGGCAGCACTAGCACATGTTGACGGTAACGAAGTCAGAGCCGCATATAACCGAACTGATTACCTAGAACGCCGCATACCTATGATGCGCTGGTGGAGCGGTCACATTGAACAGGCGTCACAAGGCAGTCTATCAATGACAGGCTTTAAAGGCTTAAAGGTGGTGGGCTGA
- a CDS encoding IS630 family transposase, which produces MNVKYVVELSNEERDTLIKLTSKGKESARKLKRAQLLLLADDGKQDKDIVELLHISTSTIYRTKKRFVEEGLPEALNEGRRTGCPRKLDAVSDALLTAIACSEPPEGCGRWTLNLIADEFMALVEGESISVETIRRQLKSNDLKPWQKKMWCVGDMNAEYIARMEHVLDLYSRPAIPDEPLINFDEAMKQLVADIKPSTQAKSGQPPREDYEYKRVAVANLFMFYDCHRGWRKVKETENKKAEDFAQCMKELVDIHYPEAKKIHVVMDNFGTHTEASLYKAFEPAEARRLLSQLEFHYTPKHASWLNKVEIEIGVMNRQCLNQRIPTWEKLRNELDAWETRRNQEKASINWQFDIEAAREKFTKAYAKLRKK; this is translated from the coding sequence ATGAATGTCAAATACGTTGTAGAGCTGAGTAATGAAGAACGAGATACGTTAATAAAACTCACGTCAAAAGGTAAGGAAAGCGCCAGAAAACTCAAAAGAGCCCAACTGTTATTACTTGCCGATGACGGCAAGCAAGACAAAGACATTGTCGAACTGCTTCATATCAGTACATCAACCATTTACCGGACCAAGAAACGATTTGTCGAAGAGGGTTTGCCTGAAGCTTTGAATGAAGGAAGAAGAACAGGTTGCCCGCGCAAGCTCGATGCTGTCAGTGATGCATTGTTGACGGCCATTGCCTGTAGTGAGCCACCAGAAGGTTGTGGCCGGTGGACATTAAACCTAATCGCCGATGAATTTATGGCCTTGGTGGAAGGAGAATCGATATCAGTTGAGACGATTCGAAGGCAGCTCAAGAGCAACGATTTGAAACCCTGGCAGAAAAAGATGTGGTGCGTTGGTGATATGAATGCCGAATATATTGCCCGCATGGAGCATGTGCTTGACTTGTACAGTCGTCCAGCTATTCCCGATGAACCACTAATCAACTTTGATGAGGCGATGAAACAATTGGTGGCAGATATTAAGCCATCAACTCAGGCTAAGTCAGGGCAACCTCCGAGAGAAGACTATGAATACAAGCGAGTGGCGGTGGCTAATCTGTTCATGTTTTATGACTGTCACCGAGGGTGGAGAAAAGTCAAAGAAACAGAAAATAAAAAGGCTGAGGACTTTGCACAATGTATGAAGGAGTTGGTGGATATCCACTACCCTGAAGCTAAGAAAATTCATGTCGTGATGGACAACTTTGGCACGCATACAGAGGCTTCACTCTATAAGGCATTTGAACCAGCAGAGGCCCGGAGGCTTCTGAGCCAATTGGAATTTCACTATACCCCTAAGCATGCCAGTTGGCTGAATAAAGTGGAAATTGAAATAGGGGTCATGAACAGACAATGTCTGAATCAAAGGATCCCGACATGGGAGAAATTACGCAATGAACTGGATGCGTGGGAAACGCGAAGGAATCAGGAAAAAGCTTCTATCAACTGGCAGTTTGACATAGAAGCAGCACGAGAAAAGTTCACCAAAGCCTACGCCAAACTACGAAAGAAATAG
- a CDS encoding ISNCY family transposase, translating to MRETHNPQISIFEFYGEHETGQQLKNISERLDAIPAILDIATNAIFTSGAKQTGRKGLTVDTIVRAALLKQMMGLTYDELSFYLQDSLSYSSFARVDSSIRYSGSCLQSCISKINAASWEAINRLLLSDAAAKGIEKGRMVRIDSTVTETHISPPSDSNLLWDCVRVMVRLLRKMASVLEPGAVTFCDRTRAAKRRMKAIAYSRGSNRVKQYKRLIANTKETRDYLYMALNPKSQLRESFQFIQLEEEAKALLELTEKVISQTQRRVFNGESVPHQEKVLSIFEPHTDIIRKGSRETQYGHKLNLTTGKSGLVLDVYIEEGNPADASRLCPMLERQKEIYGRAPRQTAADGGYASQDNLTKAKEMGVKDVAFNKKRGLKVEDMVKSDWVYKKLYKFRAGVEGNISCLKRRFGLSRCNWKGLEKFKAYVWASSVAYNLLQLARIETAN from the coding sequence ATGCGTGAAACACACAACCCACAAATCAGTATATTCGAATTTTACGGTGAGCACGAGACCGGCCAGCAATTAAAAAATATATCTGAGAGATTGGACGCCATTCCCGCGATATTAGATATCGCAACCAATGCTATTTTTACTTCCGGGGCAAAGCAAACCGGACGCAAAGGGCTGACTGTTGATACCATTGTCAGAGCGGCATTGCTCAAACAAATGATGGGATTAACCTATGACGAACTCAGCTTCTATTTACAGGACTCATTAAGTTACAGCTCTTTTGCCAGAGTTGATTCATCCATACGTTATTCCGGCTCCTGCTTACAATCCTGTATTAGCAAAATTAATGCAGCAAGTTGGGAAGCGATTAATCGTCTGCTGCTTAGTGATGCGGCAGCAAAAGGAATTGAAAAAGGCAGAATGGTTCGAATTGACAGCACGGTAACTGAAACTCATATCTCCCCACCCAGTGACAGCAACCTTCTCTGGGACTGTGTTCGTGTCATGGTTCGTCTGCTCCGGAAAATGGCCTCCGTGCTGGAACCGGGAGCCGTTACATTTTGTGACCGGACCCGGGCAGCTAAACGGCGCATGAAAGCCATCGCCTATTCCAGAGGAAGTAACAGAGTAAAGCAATACAAACGGTTGATTGCTAATACTAAAGAGACCCGTGACTATTTGTACATGGCACTTAACCCCAAAAGCCAACTACGGGAATCCTTTCAATTTATACAACTGGAAGAAGAAGCTAAAGCACTCCTGGAGCTCACGGAAAAAGTGATTAGCCAAACCCAAAGAAGGGTGTTTAATGGCGAATCCGTTCCTCATCAGGAGAAGGTACTCAGCATCTTCGAGCCTCATACTGATATCATCAGAAAAGGCTCCAGAGAAACTCAATATGGGCACAAGCTAAACCTGACGACAGGTAAGAGTGGCCTGGTGTTAGATGTTTATATTGAAGAAGGTAATCCGGCAGATGCCTCGAGATTATGTCCTATGCTGGAAAGGCAAAAGGAAATATACGGCAGGGCCCCAAGACAGACTGCTGCCGATGGCGGGTATGCCAGTCAGGATAATCTTACGAAGGCTAAGGAAATGGGGGTTAAGGATGTCGCCTTCAATAAAAAACGCGGCCTGAAGGTTGAAGACATGGTGAAAAGCGACTGGGTGTACAAAAAGCTTTATAAGTTTAGGGCAGGTGTTGAAGGAAACATCTCTTGCCTGAAACGTCGCTTCGGACTGTCGAGGTGCAACTGGAAAGGTCTGGAGAAGTTCAAGGCCTATGTCTGGGCTTCAAGTGTGGCATATAACCTCTTGCAACTCGCGCGGATAGAAACCGCCAACTGA